Sequence from the Ochrobactrum vermis genome:
AACAAGGAGGCTGCAAGCCAGGTGCCTGCTGAATTCGCCTCCGATCTTCCGACGGCTGAGGCCAATCTCAAAGATGCCCTCCCACTTAACGTCGATTTTTGGATCGATAATTCCGAAGAGTTGACGAAGCGTTTCAATGCCTGGTTGGCGCAATAATCCATAATCATAGCCCCGTCCGTGCAAATTTGGACGGGGTTTCCCTGTTTTCCGGAAGATGGAGTGATTCATTGACGGACTGCCGCATCCGCTTCGAGAATATCAGCAAATCCTACGGTGATTTCAAAGTTATAGATGGTTTGAACCTCGATATAGATCGAGGTGAATTCGTGAGCCTGCTTGGGCCTTCCGGTTCAGGCAAGACGACGCTTCTGATGATGCTCGCTGGGTTCGAAAGCCCAAGCAGTGGGACAATTCACGTCGACGGCAAAACAATCAATACCGTCCCTTCCTACAAGCGTAATATGGGAGTGGTTTTTCAGAATTATGCGCTTTTCCCCCACATGACGGTTGGCGAAAATGTCGCATTTCCACTGCAGATGCGTGGCCTTGCGAAGGCGGAGGTCGGCAAGCTGGTGGATAAGGTGCTCGATATGGTGCAGCTTTCCACTATGCATGAGCGTAAGCCATCGCAGCTCTCCGGTGGGCAGCAACAGCGTGTTGCACTCGCCCGTGCACTGGTTTTCGAACCGGGAGTGGTCTTGATGGATGAGCCGCTCGGAGCGCTCGACAAGCAGTTGCGCGAACAGATGCAACTCGACATCCGTGCGCTGCACAGCCGGTTGGGATTGACGATTGTTTTCGTCACCCATGACCAAAGCGAAGCCCTGACCATGTCGGACAGGATCGCTGTTTTCAACAGAGGCAAAATCGAACAGATAGGCACACCGCGCGCGATCTATGACGAGCCGCAGACGCGGTTTGTCGCCGAGTTCATAGGCGAAACCAATCTCGCTGAAGGAACAATCGAGCGGATGGAAGGTAGCAGTGCATTTATTCGTCTGAGCAATGGCGGCACGCTCACCGCGTCATCAAAGGGAACGCTGGCCATGGGACAGAAAGTTCTTTTGTCCATCCGGCCCGAGCGTATTGAGCTGGGCAGCGAGGGCAGTTCAGACAATCTTCTCAGAACGCGCGTGATTGACAGTGTCTATCAGGGAGATCATCTCCGTATTCAGCTTGATGCTCACGCTCATGATTTCATCGTTCGCCTTGACAGGAAAGCGCGCGAATGGACGCCTGGAACGGATGTCGTAGCGGGGTTCAACGCCGCTGATTGCTGGACTATCGCAACATGACGGTTCTACCCGGCAAAACTGTCCGAGCGATGTTCCTGATCGCGCCTTTATTTGTTTTCATAGCTTTATTTTTCCTGTGGCCTCTCGGAGTGATGATGAAACAGGCCGTGTCCGATACGGCGGTTTTGCGTGTTCTCCCTCAGACAGCCGAGGCTGTAAGCTTGTGGGACGGGCAATCGGG
This genomic interval carries:
- a CDS encoding ABC transporter ATP-binding protein, whose translation is MTDCRIRFENISKSYGDFKVIDGLNLDIDRGEFVSLLGPSGSGKTTLLMMLAGFESPSSGTIHVDGKTINTVPSYKRNMGVVFQNYALFPHMTVGENVAFPLQMRGLAKAEVGKLVDKVLDMVQLSTMHERKPSQLSGGQQQRVALARALVFEPGVVLMDEPLGALDKQLREQMQLDIRALHSRLGLTIVFVTHDQSEALTMSDRIAVFNRGKIEQIGTPRAIYDEPQTRFVAEFIGETNLAEGTIERMEGSSAFIRLSNGGTLTASSKGTLAMGQKVLLSIRPERIELGSEGSSDNLLRTRVIDSVYQGDHLRIQLDAHAHDFIVRLDRKAREWTPGTDVVAGFNAADCWTIAT